DNA sequence from the Parambassis ranga chromosome 1, fParRan2.1, whole genome shotgun sequence genome:
cagtttaaaacaacaacaaaacaaacagaccagagctgtgaggaggtttGATGTGGAACATATTGAGCAGCAGAATGGCCTTCTTCACTTTGTTGTGTGGTCTACAGTATTTGGTACTTTCTCAGGCTGTGACTGTTGATGTATATTTCCCCTTCATGCTGTTGTTCCACAAAACTACCAGAGTGATGCTATAACACAAGTCTTAAAGCTTTGTTCCTGCTAACAGATTTGTCTTTGAATGTAAGGTTcatgagagaaagaaaagattaGGAGATGTAATGTGAAAGCATGCTATTTTGCATACTCAAGTTGCCACTAATATCACCATTGTTAAGCATATTTAGACGATAGTGTATTTATACATGAGGTGCACATGAAATGCTCCTTCATATAAAGTAAATGGCAGCTGACACTTCCTGCCATTTTGTCATCTTAAGTGTTGTGTTTGATTGTAAACACTTTTGTAGCCTTTCCACCGGAACTGACCCCATATTTCCTTCCCGTATGCCGTCCTTAATCCTACAAAGAGACAAAAGTGCCAACGCTAGATGAAATGTTCTGAATCGGAGAAGGTTCTGCATTTTGAATGGAAACTGAGCCCATCATGAATGAAGTAATAAACAGCTTCCCACCACTGAAATCACCACTGACGTCAGTGTTGCTTCTGAGTTAACTCTGTTATAAATAGAAGCAGTCAGATTAAATATGGCTGTCAGGTTTCGCATCAAAAATTTAGTCTACAAAGTCTTTCAACAACGGGCTGTAGAAAGATGTGTATATGGCAGATGGTGTTCTGAAagacaaagataaaaaataaattagaaTATTAGTAAAGTTTAGTACACTCTCATTATATCTCCATGATTTGTAATCTCTATCACTGCCTCCCTGAAGTGTTATTTATTCCTCTATAGCTCCCTGTCTTTTCCAAACAAACCCCATACCTGAGCATAccctctgccacacacacacacacacacacacactttttgttaACACTGATTATGTTTGTGGTCTCCCACAGACATTGTAAAACTAAGAATTCTGCAGCAGAATATTTTTGGAGACAATTGCTATACAGTATTTGTAAGCTCTATTTTTGTATATTGCTATTTTGGAGAAAataatatgcatttttttttctttttcttgtttttgctaatttcatgttcattcatttaaagaaaatgttGCATGTGACTGACttgaactgtaaataaaggtttCCAAGTTTTGGAAAGATATTATTGTTTTGtcttacattttacattaaaaatgctGCTCCATGAAACCTGGCTTTAAATTTCACCTTCAGAAAGGAAACTGTATTCTACACATTAACCAGCATATGTTTTATTGTTAATgggttaaatgtgtgtttaattgATTTGGAACAATTAGGAGACATCTAACTGCCACTTGTCTGTTTACAAATAATCCAAAGAAACTTTCATAGATTCCTCTACTTGAGCCAGGCATCCTATAATACGATGTGACAGCACCACCTTGTGGTACAATGGTGTTAGCTCAAATGATTGTTATTACTGTGGCTGTGCTCCATGTCCATAAAGTAAGAATATTTGATGTggcaggggaaaaaaggaaaaaataaacgGATTAGTATGTCAATAAATTCGTTTCGTTCGAGGGGGGGCTTCATGATTATTTAGAAAAAATACTTGAAAGTTTAAAGATAATTATCTTGTTAATTCAGGGAAGAAAAACAGTTAAATATCTTAACTGTTTCAAACCTTCaatgatttttcatttttttttttttttttgtattttttggtcCAAACTTTGTGTAAAATATTTATTGCAGCATTAGCCCTTAAATAGCCCCGTTACCCGTTTTTGGATTTGGTTTTGGAAGATGAATGGAGCTGACCCCCTTTTTGAAACCTGAGTAGATCAACATAGAAAATGAATAGATAATATGTGATATAATCACAGAAAATAATCACTGTAATTTATACATGTGCAAGATTTTAATTTTAGCCTCTTGCTTCTTGAAACATTGAACCAGATCATTTGAATGATTTTTGGGCTCTTTGTAGCATATTTCTAATAGGCAGCATTATACTGCagaggttgccaggcaacacAGGATATAACCATATTTGGAAGTCTGAAGCGTTCTGTACTATGATAACACTATTATGATGGCACGTTTGGTTCTGTGCCAGAAGATGTATATGTATGCATATGTATATACATGCACATTGAATGTATGCacatatacattatatatatatatacactcaatgTATATGTACATACATTCAGTGTGCATTCATATACACATGCATGTATATACATATGCATATGTGTATTCAATGTATACGTAAACATTGAATACACATATGCATTTAATGTatgtgtgacacaaacagactcaataaactgatcagaaggggtggtgatgttgtgggggtggagctggactcagacagaaggatgctgtctaagctgcaggggatcctggagaacagcttccatcctctccaccaccacgtgctgctgaggtgcaggagtactttcagtgccagactgatccctcctaaaacCACTACTGAgtgccacaggaggtcattccttcctgtggccatctcctccctctgagCTCAGACAATCAGATCTAACACATTGTCTTGGTAATTATAAACAAATCATCTACTAAAAATCAAATCATCTACTAAAGCACCTGCACAGGTTTCTCCAGGTGTCAAATTGCTTCAGGTCAGGTAAATATGGGGAAGACTGCAGACTTGGCTGTTCACAAAGTGCCGTGTCCAAGCATATCAATGGAAAAGCCTAGTGGAAGTGCAGAATGTGGCAGGAGAAAATGCACCAGCACAAGAGATGACCGTGGGCTTCAGCAGATCATCAAACAGGATTCTGGCAAAGATCCAGAAAGAGTGGAATGAGGCAGGAGTCACAGCTTCAAAAACCCTCAACTGGGCCAAGGAGAAGAAGGACTGGACTGTTGGCCAGTGGTCCAAGGTCCTCTTTACCTATGAAAGTAAAGTGTGCCTTTCATTCAGGAAACAAGGTCCGAGGGTTTGGAGGAAGACGGGTGAGGAACAGAACCCAAGCTGCTTGAGGTCAAGTGTGAAATATCCACAGTCAGTGATGATTTAGGGTGCAATGTCTGGTGCAGGTGTTAGTAAACTCTGCTTTCTTAAATCCACGCTTTTGGAAAGGGTctgtatacatgtatacattCAATACACTGAATGCACATATACATTCAATATATACATTGAAAATGTATATGCATATATGTATATGCAATAATATGCATATATGTATATGCAATAATATGCATATACATTGAATGTATATATTCACTGATGTatgtatacacatatacattgAATACACTTATACATTCAATGTAACCTGTAACTGACCAAAGCTTGTCGAGTTAAGTTCCTATTACATCACATATAAGACTAGAAGAatagcaaaataaaatataaaattataataataaagaaaaaggaGTGTGACCCTTCAGGTTTATTCGCTGCAAACATCCTTTTCCCCGTTCAGACCTCATACTAAAGTCAGAATGTGTTTATCAATAGTGCCACATGTCACTAGTAACATAAGACTTAACAAAGAATTGTCTTTATCTATTTTTAATGGGTGTGGTCAACAAGTCATTTTGTTGTGTGGTGGCGCACCCAGAACACATTTAGGGTCATCAATCAGAACCTGTTCTCACTGCTCGATCACACaataatacattatttattattagaaACCACGAGGATACAGAGGACAACAACACATTTCCTCTCATATAGTGACCTGGTAGTTACAACGTAATGTGCCCTAAAACAATGATTTCTTACTTCATTTTAAATTACTTAAGATGCCGATTAGCTTAGTTTAGTTAGGTTTAGCAGGATCAAAAAGGAAGAATATCTGAAAATTGATTTTAGCAATGTATTAATTACAATCAGATGATCAATTGGTTTTAAAGTTTGAGTGCTGTGTATCATCTAGATTTGAAATCTATCAACACAAGTTCTTCataacatgattttttttctgtttcatcttCATAATGAAAACAATAAGTTACACTGTGAGGAAGAACTTATAAAATGTGACACTGACATAACACAAGGCCAGGGTGCTGATGTACACAGTCCCagggtgagcagcagcagcggcggtgTTTGTGGAGTTTGTAACCGTTGCTGTCGTGGAGGCCACAGTTGTTGCAGAGCCAGTCGTAGTCGTGGTGGCAGCAGTTGTGGCAGCTGTGGTGGCAGCCGTGGTGGAGGCTGTTGAGGCTGTTGTGGCGGCCGTTGTTGAGGCTGTTGAGGCTGTTGTGGCGGCCGATGTTGAGGCTGTTGTGGCGGCTGTTGTTGAGGTTGTTGTGGTAgttgcagctgttgttgttgtggtaggTGGCACTGTTGTGGTAACCGCGGCACTTGCTGATCCTGTtaatcaacaaataaaaaaatcagtatCTCAGAGTTGGCAAGCttgcaacaaaaagaaaacagagtttACTCACCAATGAAAAGAAGTTGTAGGAGAAGTagaagaagcattttgaatggtCGTCCCATctgagaataaaaagaaaaagtttgacCAAACTTTTTCATACTTAAAGTGAAACTGAATAACACAATTTGATTCTGTACTTACACAAAGTCTGGCTGTTAAGTGTATGGCTGTCTACAGCTGTGGTTGCTAGTCTGAGCGCTGCGTCTTGATCTTCAGATGTGCTGCTTAAACTTGGAGTCTCTGCCTTTATACTGTGAACAAATGACATGACAAATGGTGCAAAAAAGCCACCGTCTTTATACACATTTGATGGATGGTCATTCCTTCCAGATCGGTCACTTCAGTATAAAAATTGACTTTGTTTGTCCATGCTTATGAGATTATTCTGCTACAAGTGACGGGCTTAAGCACCAAACAGGTCGGTGCTGACCTGAAGAAGCGGTCTTGCTGCttggcacaaaggcagcagtgtgtgaaggTGAATTATTTGTGATAAAGGCTGCTTGGGTGGTGCTTTAACAATGACTGCATCCTGTAACATGCATGGAATGAGCATACAGATGAAGAAAAGCCTTTGTGCTCACCTTACCCTGAACATACATTGTTGGGCCGAAACCACGTCTTGTGATGCATTCATGTACACCCGTACCCGTTCCATATTATTAGAAGTTATGCGTCATAAAATACCAGAGAGAAACCTCTCAATCTATActtcatttgtgtttcattgtgatgactctgtccagtaATGTGATTACAATCATTCATTTGTCTGATACTGAACAGATGCAACTTGATGCATGTAGCATTTCCACTGTCACTATAAACCTGAAGTGCATGTTTGGCTATTAGGGATTCTAAATTGTTCATGAGTGGGTGTCTCTCTGTTAACCCTGTGACAGACTGTTGACCTGTCCCAGGTGcaccctgcctctctctctatatatatatacaggcttagattcaaaacaaaaaaacaatcaaatcaaaacaataCTGTAATAATGTGTGCAAGGTGACTGGACGACTTGTGTTTTGAAAGGCTGGATCAGCTGACGCTGATGCTTTATGTCTTTAAAGtgtaaatttacattttaaaaataacaaaagttatTTGGTAAATTAGTAAACAAAGGGCTCTGATGATGCACCCCCTATTATTACACCCGATAAGCGCTGTTGcaccaaaacacattttagtaataatgtatgtttttgttgacaGTTACgcttaaaggtaggagatttcattctgatgcactttttgttaaatcagtgtaacttctctttacaatccgattagttcagcagtttcacattaaaacgaagaatattaatcatctgtggaagctatgaaacactaaaaacatcagccaatcctccgggtggaccctgcgctctgtgtgcaccagagaggtacgtgcatgatggctgaagtcagagaccgcagctcgtcttcaggtgatgtgcgtccatgtgattgggaggcgtggcttcggggtgagctccgtgacaaagaggcgtgtgtttactttccaaatctggctgactctcactgagttttcaaaatctgctaccctacctttaaagtcaaaaacatattttgtgtttACTCTAAACTACAGAGGATTCTGGAAATGAGACAAACCCACTTTCCtcttaaatgttaaatgcaGGTGATCCCCTCCCTGTCCTGGCTAGTTTTTCTTGCTTCAGGCGGTCAAAAGacaccatgtaaaaaaaataataataaacataatgCTCTTTATTTTCAGACAGTCTTTAAGTGAAATCTTGCTCAACAGCTTTTTTTGCTTTGGCCTTTACATTCTGTTTCTGTGACTTCTGCAGCAGAGCCAGCGTGTCTCTCTTCTCAATCTTCCTCAGctgtttcttcttcatcctcttgaTCTTTGCTGTGTTCCGGATCTGCGATACAAACGAGACACAGAGTCAAACCACTCTCATAAAGCCCTCACACTGTAGCTGTAAGTCTCATAGTGGTCTAACATCTCTATCACTTTAATGCTCTCTCAAACCCTTTCAGGTGAACGCGAGATTCACTAAGACTTTATGAACTCCTTTGTCTTGAATGTAGCATACCTGTATATGTAAACGCCCCACACTACGGCTTATTGGTCATTGCTTGCCTTTTTAGTTGCATGCATCCATGTGTTTAACTGAACTTGTGACAACAGTTTACAGTACGTACCACTTGAACTATCTCTGCTTTGCGCTCGTTCTCTGCCCGCCGCTTCAGgtgttcttctcttctcttcctctggtCCTGTGAAGACAGATATGATAAATGAGACACAGTACAACAATTACACAGGCCTCCGCCACACAGTCTCTGCCTACCTCTTTCTGCCTGGTTTTCTCATCTTTCAGTTGCTGAGAATATTGTTTCACGAGCTCCTTCTCCCGCTTGGCTGCCATCTTCTTTTCCCAGGAGGTGCATAACTGTTTGTCTCTGACCAACGCAGAAAACCTgcataaaaaagacaaacagataaTCGGTTAACAGATGCACCAAGTGACTGTCAAACAGTGTTTTCTTGATGTCTTGTATTTCCTATATTCTGACTACATGtatctgatttgatttgttGTAGAGACATGCTGCTGTAACATTCAGTTCATCTCTGTTAGTCATGTGTCTTTGTAAAAGACTCAGATTACAGTCTGTCCAAGTGATCAGTGGAAGAGTTTGTGTGTACTGCCCCCTGGCGGTCTTCACCTCTGCTTGCTGCGGTCCTTCCACACTCTCCCTGACTTTGGTTTTCCCAAAGGGATCACCGGGGTTTGCGTCCTAGTCGGAGCCACTTGAGGCTTCATCATCGGGATGGTTTTTGAACTCGCAGGTGCCGTTTCTGCCGGAGCAGGCCTGGACAGGTGTCCGTTTACGCCGTCTgtatctgctgctgcagcctcagcctGTGGCTCTGACCCGGTGCATGGTTCCGGTTCGTCACATATAACAGGCGTCTCTTCGTTTACATCCTCAGTGGGGTTCTGctctggctcctctgtgctTTGTTCTTCTACTGCCGGCACCTCCTGGAGGACAGATCTCCTGGTTCTCCGGGTCGGGGTCCTACTTACTGCGGCTTCTAGCAGCGAGCAAGGAGTGCGCACAGTGCGGCCGCTGCGGGTCCGCCTGGTCTCCGGTGGTGTCTCGGCTGGTCCCGCTTCAGACGAggcattttcctctgatatcgCCCGAATTCTTTTCGACATATTTTAATTAAAGTGACAAAAGTTCATAACACTGATAAACGTCTATACCCACGTGTGATCACGGCCAGCCTTGCTTACGTCGTGTTACTTCCGGTGCTGTTGTACGTTAAAGTTGACGTCAGACCTCTCAACAGTGAATTACAGCCACCTACAGGTGTGGAGGGGAACTGCAAACAGAACATTTAATAAGTCTAAACAGCTCTATTAAATTTAATCAATCGttaatgtaaaatgtaacagatatattatatatttaagatATTTGTAAAATCTTACATAAATCATATCGATTTATAGCCATATTAATGAACTAGTTGTAAAAGATagacatttctttttaaatttgttttgaaACCTTTAAATGTTATTATGAGGTGAGGCGCAATTTGTAAATACACTCACTGATATACATATTACAATTCTTACCTAAATTTATTGCCTAAATTTAttgcaaagacacattttacattatgtGGTGGAATAATAATTGATAACAATTCCTAGTGTGACTTATTTTCTCAGGCATGTTTTATTGAAGCTTTTTTTTGCCCAATATATTCTTTTATTGTCCTTCatactgtgatttttttatttaaaatgttctaTTTTTACCTTTCATGGTGTGTGCAGTGACGCCCTCTACTGGTTCAAAAAGCTTCAATACGCCACTAACAAATCACATGATTTCACTTCCGCAACACGTGATTATTTCCTCATTCAAAATATCAGTCTACAGAGAAGTCAGCGGTACAGCTGACCGCGTTTGGCTAAAAACTGCATGTTGGAGCGAATCAAATTAATTCTACAGGActcaacatgtttgtgctgagagtgtgcagcctgctgctgctggtcggACTGTCAGTAAGTACATCTTTATAACCTTAAGTTTGTTCCTCTGCGGAGGATGCGCCTTTACCTGCAGTTGTGTAGCGTCATTGTTGTTGTGTATGCGATCTGGGCCTGACAGGATCATAGGAAGCTCAGACTGTACAAGGTTTGAGAAAGGTTGCTGTTATCCACTTGCAGCCTTTGGGCAGGTGGACACAAATGGAGACTAACAAGGAGTGAAGTGTACACAAACTAAAATGATTTGAATGAGATCATCCTGACATGCTTAGTTTCCATGCTGATATGACCAGATTCACTCTAACAGTGTGTCATTGTTTTACAGAACATGTTAACAGATTGACATAGCAGCCAGTCTCATCATTAGAGTTATTATTCTGTCAGCCTTCAGCAGAATGTCACCGTGTCTGACTTCATGCTCAAGTCGCCTGAGGTGTCAGCCCTGTCCCATAAAACACCTTTTAACAGCACCATGTACTGTGAGTTTGGAGGTCAGGTACAGAGGTCAGCATTGGTTTCTGCTCATGcagtcatcatcatcctcccaTCAAGTTCTTGTCACCTCAAGTCTCTGATGGAGGGTGCAAAGGGACTACCAACAAAAACAGGATCTGTATGTCCCTGCTGGACCAAGTGTGCAGATGTAGGAAGGGTAGAAGAATAAATGTTCCTGGGTTTTACCCTCGTTTAAAGGATCACTCTAAATTCAGGAGTGAGTCAGGTTATGTTGTGTTCACTTGCAGCTCGAGGCCCCTCGTTCTTTCAGCGTGGACTATAAGGACGATTGCTTCCGTAAGGACGGGGAAAAGTTCCGTTACATATCAGGAAGCATCCACTACAGCAGGATCCCCAGAGTCTACTGGAAAGACCGGCTGCTGAAGATGTACATGGCAGGACTGAACGCCATCCAGACGTAGGTTTACCTCCGGTCTCCACCcgttttgattaaaaaaaaaggttaggaAATTATTATCTGAGATTTTTGTTTCCCGgagctgaatgtgctgcacCGACTGATTCTTCAGTGGtcagaacatttttttaattcctttATCAGAAAACCGTGTTTACAGAAATGTGAAATATAATAATGTGCAGGATGTTTTTGTGCCAGCAGATTTTTGGATGACGCTGTTTGTTTGCAGGTACATTCCCTGGAACTACCATGAAGAGGCTCCAGGCCGGTTCAGTTTTAGTGGAGACAGAGATGTGGAGTATTTCCTCAAGCTGGCTCAGGACATTGGTCTGCTGGTCATCCTTCGGCCAGGACCCTACATATGTGCAGAGTGGGACATGGTGAGAGAAGCAGTGTTCACTAATAGACAATGCACTCAGTgcatatgtatgtatttgtgcaTAAATAGGTTTTTAGCCACAACTATAGATTTGTGTTCAGATCAGCTTCAGTTCAGATTAAATCTGTGTTTCAGTTTATATTCTTACTGTATGTATCTTCTGGTAACCAGGGTGGTCTGCCTGCTTGGCTTCTTGACAAAAAAGACATGGTGCTGCGGTCTTCAGATCCAGGTGAGAAGaacagacaaagagggggagtgATGGAAACAATATGGACTGTGACACTGTGGTTTGTGTATTTTAGATTACGTTGCGGCTGTGGATAAGTGGATGGGGAAGTTGCTGCCTATGATAAAGCCGTACCTGTATCAGAACGGGGGTCCTGTCATCACGGTGCAGGTGAGCGTGCAGTTTGGTTTTAGTACATCACATGTATAAAGAAAAGTAACGTCTGCCTTGTGATATTGTCAGGTGGAGAATGAATATGGCAGTTACTTCGCCTGCGATTACAACTACATGCGTCACCTCGCTAAGCTGTTCCGGTCTTATTTGGGTGACGAGGTGGTGCTGTTCACCACAGATGGGGCCGGGCTGGGCTACCTCAAGTGTGGAGCAATACAAGGCCTCTATGCTACTGTTGACTTTGGGCCTGGTAGGTGCCACTGCTGGCTGATCTGCCTTTGTGATATGAAGTTctgcacctctatggaaacagcacaataaaTCCTGTGTGGCTTGGCACAGTTAAAGAGCTTTACAGAGGTCTTCCAGCcataaatgtttacatttttacaacCTCTTGTGACCGCTTGTCACTTCTTAATTGCAATCTGTCCACGTTTTATCTGtgcaaatgatttatttttaagccatttTTTGAATTGAGACATGTAAAATTTCCAACAGAATCATgcatcacacatgatgcattcaaggtcCTTCACAAAGCTGAAACTCTTACAGTTCCTGCTGTGTCTACAGTCAGGCTTTGGGGTTTACAGGGTTAAATtacttctgttttcttcttcttcactgacTCACTGCCGCATTCAAGATGAGTCAGAATTCACGAGGAAGTCTCACAAATAAATGTGTCCTTCTTCATGTTGTGATTCCAGGTTCAAATGTAACTGCTGCATTTGATGCACAGCGGCACGCTGAACCTCATGGACCGTTGGTAGGTGTCAGCCTCTGCACATCACATCTTATCTCAGACAGGTGCTTATGATGTGTCTTCTTCTATCACAGGTGAACTCTGAGTTTTACACTGGCTGGCTCGACCACTGGGGATCACCCCACTCTGTGGTGTCTGCTGCTAAAGTGGCCAAGTCGCTCAGTGAGATTCTGGCCGTGGGAGCAAATGTCAACCTGTGAGACAAAATTAGACTGAATGTCCAAAATGGAAGATGTGTAATATATTCATGCTGTATTTCAGTTTCACGTTCACTCCTCCCACAGATACATGTTCATAGGAGGAACAAACTTTGCGTACTGGAACGGTGGGTACAGTTTGATAGACTGGTTTGATAGGATGATTATGTCTGCTGGCTCACTCTAGCTTTTCTAGAAGAGAATTACTCACCACCTGACTCTCTCCTTACTGCCAGGTGCCAACTCACCGTACGAAGCTCAGCCCACGAGTTACGATTATGACGCGCCGCTCACAGAGGCAGGAGACCTGACAGAGAAATACTTTGCTATCCGAGATGTGATCAAAATGGTACAAACACACTCTTCTGTTGGTGGGTGGCTGTGTGATGGTGGATAAATGTCAAAATTATAAAACATATAGTCTCATTATGGACTCATATAGACTCATTAAATATAGAAGAATGACTGGCATGTATCTTTTCATAACAGTACAAAGAGATACCAGAGGGACCAATACCACCAACAACCCCAAAGTATGCATATGGTCCAGTTACAATGAAGAAGGTAGATGACGCCGCTCTCTTTCTGTTATAATTCATAAAATAATCTTTTACTTCTAAACTTTTATTACAGAGTTTCTTTAAAATATGACAGTGAACAAGTGTtaactgtgtgctctcctgccacctgcagctgcagactgtttcaGATGCTCTGGAAACTCTATCGTTCTCTGGCCCTGTCAAAAGCATGTATCCTCAGACGTTTGTGGACTTGAAGCAGGTACCTTTCAGTGCTTTTCCTTCAATGTACATATGTTATTGCATTTTATTCATATGTCTGATGAGTGACTCTGTCCTCTAGGCCTTTGGGTTTGTGCTCTATAGGACTACTTTGCCCGTTAACTGCAGTAAACCAACTCCACTGTCCTCTCCA
Encoded proteins:
- the ccdc86 gene encoding coiled-coil domain-containing protein 86 translates to MSKRIRAISEENASSEAGPAETPPETRRTRSGRTVRTPCSLLEAAVSRTPTRRTRRSVLQEVPAVEEQSTEEPEQNPTEDVNEETPVICDEPEPCTGSEPQAEAAAADTDGVNGHLSRPAPAETAPASSKTIPMMKPQVAPTRTQTPVIPLGKPKSGRVWKDRSKQRFSALVRDKQLCTSWEKKMAAKREKELVKQYSQQLKDEKTRQKEDQRKRREEHLKRRAENERKAEIVQVIRNTAKIKRMKKKQLRKIEKRDTLALLQKSQKQNVKAKAKKAVEQDFT
- the glb1 gene encoding beta-galactosidase, which translates into the protein MFVLRVCSLLLLVGLSLEAPRSFSVDYKDDCFRKDGEKFRYISGSIHYSRIPRVYWKDRLLKMYMAGLNAIQTYIPWNYHEEAPGRFSFSGDRDVEYFLKLAQDIGLLVILRPGPYICAEWDMGGLPAWLLDKKDMVLRSSDPDYVAAVDKWMGKLLPMIKPYLYQNGGPVITVQVENEYGSYFACDYNYMRHLAKLFRSYLGDEVVLFTTDGAGLGYLKCGAIQGLYATVDFGPGSNVTAAFDAQRHAEPHGPLVNSEFYTGWLDHWGSPHSVVSAAKVAKSLSEILAVGANVNLYMFIGGTNFAYWNGANSPYEAQPTSYDYDAPLTEAGDLTEKYFAIRDVIKMYKEIPEGPIPPTTPKYAYGPVTMKKLQTVSDALETLSFSGPVKSMYPQTFVDLKQAFGFVLYRTTLPVNCSKPTPLSSPLNGVHDRAYVSVDGVAVGILERNKVLSVNVTGIAGSQLDLLVENMGRINYGKDINDFKGLVSNMTLGSDTLSGWTMYSLSIDEAVSHGLLRDREADPQTDPPPPAVPSLPAFYRGSFVIPDGIPDLPQDTYIKLPKWRKGQIWINGFNLGRYWPSRGPQVTLFVPANILSTAAPNNVTVLELEGSPCSSEPCNVEFTDTPILNATVHQQYLRRYVKEDLL